AAATAGGAATTACCCTATTTTACTCATTTATCTGCTTCCACTAACATGTATAAACGATTCTCATACTTTTATTTCTCCGTAATCAAAAGAAACTgctctaatttaaaaataaagagaacCCTTATATTTTGGTCATGAGCCAAATAACTTTCCATTAGTTTACTCTTCTTCTTTTAGaagatcaaataattaaatttcttaaaaattttcctatataaacacttttaacGAACTACCTTTTATAAACCACTCAACTCATTAAAAACAgggaataaaaaaaactcttggGTTTTCTTCACCTCTAAAAGAGGATAACCCACCCCACCCCAGTCCAGGCGCAGCACTGGAGCACCCCCTACTGTGGCTAACGCAGGGGGCCCCGCGCCGCACCAACCCTCCCTTccactaatgtttttttaacccACAATAACTAACCCaacatatacatattttttcacaGATGTCACAGCAATCATGGATCTGGTCAATTTAATGTTCCTTAACAGAAAACTCTTTTGGTAGCATTGATCTGCGACATATTTCTGTATTTCAACAATATGCTTTTTTAGCAGAGCTAACTTTTTGAAGGATAAGACACCTTGGGTAGACTAAAAGAACCGCATTACTCTGTTAGTCATAGGTGACCATGGTGAAAGTACCTATAAATTGATCTTACATCAGTCATAGTTATAGAAAagactaaagtttttttagctGTATAAGTGTTCAAAAGAATATCttgaactaaaaatttttttccggATCTTTTGTGTCAGTATGTATTAGGCTGTACTTAATATTTCTTCTTTCTGGCGTAGATGATATGATAACTAAATTATGCATACAATGATTATCAATAATAAAGTCAGCGGTACTTTTAGTTGCAGTTGTTGTCAATGCCAATACTGGAATTCTTTTAGGGACAAGTGATCGCAATTCTGATAGTCTAATGTAGTGAGACCGAAATGCATCTGATTGTGTACTTGAACTTCCCCTATAAAAATCGCAGACAAATTaggtataaataaaatcatGTAAATCAAAAGATGTTGCTTATAAAATGCTATATGTATtgcatttatgttttttttcaatgggcgaaattgtttaattttaaaataactttatatattacaaGAATGTCTGACATAGAAGTTGTAAATATCAATGTTTACTTTACgtagcaaattttttatataacaaaatcacTTACCACTTTTTTACACAATGGCTTTCATCAACTGCAATTGCAACAAGTTTCTGATTGAAGACAGTGTCCTTGACAATTGATCTATAAGTTGTTACAATAGCTTCAGGTGaacaaaatattacatttgCTTCAttgtaatttaactaaaaaaaacaatacatagtttaaaatattaaacaacactccacaattcaaaaaaaatttacctggGGCATGTCTAAATTCAATGTcagaataatataatatttcataataaatgcTTAACACATTTAgaatttataatgaaatatcATGATGAATACTAAATGCATTTAGCattaaaagtttctaaataaatgattaattatttcccattcattataaatattttaaatgctttttacagaaaattgaactcaaaattccaaaatttatgaacaacagaaaaaaaatgtataatttctCAGGGTAATTACCCAGCAAAAATTAGACCTTTTCTAAAGAAAtggaaaactttatttatttactaaaataatgtataacaaTCAAGTTGGTTGTTATAACAAttagcaaaattgaaaatttaaaaataattttaaaactagtttattggataagcaaatattttattatatcgataaacctaaaaaataatcaagattAGTTAATTGGTTACCCTGAAaccaataaattatcaagtttcaGTCGCCTaccaacaaaaaaacatgtgtttttttttttttggtaggggaaattacaaaaaaaaattgatcaggCAAGTCGAAATTTTAATGCtggaaaagataaaattatcagATTTTGTAATGAAGTTAAGCAACTTTGCCACATTTCAGCAGTAAATACATATAAACAGTTATAGTTGcttcaaaatttttagaacGTCAAGAAGATAGACTAAGCATGTATTTTCGGAGAAGGTCAACCAAAGATCAAAAATCTAGTGCGTTTGAAGTCAgtgatttagttaaaaatgctTGCGCAAGATTAGAGCATTTCGGAAAATATGGTTGGTATATGCTTTGATATAACAGCAAGAAACACAGGTAATAAAAAAGGAGCAGCAACTTAAATTGAAAGTGAGTTAAAGAGAACTTTCCTATGGCTAGCATGTTGCCTTTATCATATTGAGCTACACATCAAAAATACATTTACCGCATTACGAGGAGATGGCAAGAGTCCAGATGAATCCATTTTTAAACGTTTCCAAGCCGAGTTTTCAAGAATCGATATTGATTActcaaatttaaacttttttgaatggccaaactaatttaaatgatcataaataaaactgacatcaaatcaaaaatttttaatcaagcAAGTTTAGTTCTGAAATGAGCTTACCAATGccttgaagaaaaaatatttctgcgaaaaaattttcttgaattaGTTTAATTTACTATTATCTATCTTGGGGCAAAACTATCAATGGACAAAACGTTCAAAATTCACAAACCAGGTCCAGTTCACAATGCAAGATTTATATCacattctatatatattttaaaaatggaactCTTATGATAAATTTACTGTCCAATGATGAGCAAGTTGTGATCCACCGCATGGCTAAGtttattagtcttttttattcGATGCAATTTCTCCGCTCAAAGATTTCTGTATTTGCTTCAGTCGATGACTTgaacttttttgttgcaatgAACTGGTATCAAGAAGAAGATTTAGATATTGCAAACGCTGTGATTTCATCAATTAACTGTCACCTTTGCTATTTAACAGAAGAGCttgttattttatctttatttaatgaaaaattgtcAGAGTTTACCTGAAAAATAATGgcaaaaaaacttgtttctaCCTCAAGGCCaaaaattttcctttattttttaattggttcACAATTTTGGcttctttttcatttattagGACTAATAAACAATCAGGAATGGCTCCAGATGAATCCACAAGAGTGGAAGTTCTTGTAAGATTATCGAACCgcataaaattttgttaaacaattagAGGTAACAAATGATTGCGCTGAAAGAGAAATCAAACTTATTGGTGATTTCCATGAGTGTGCGCAAAATGAAGAACAGCGACAATTTATTTTGCAAGTTGTTGAACAACACAGAATGCAAAATCCATCCTATTcgaaatcaaaacaaattaacactttatagtattttttatattactagtatcttctttattaattattatttttacgaaAAGCTGAAGCCCTAAAAATAGcctaaatgaattttaattttgtttttttaaaagatttaaaaaagtaaaaggttttgtagctttatattttaatacggCAAACCCTAGACATTACCtagtttttctgaaaatttcacCAAATGTTCATCTAATAACCTTTGAGACATCCAGTAACGTaacataaaactaattattttttaagttactcagttattatttattaagttatatttaaagttgaaaaaagtgtaaaaaacgCTATTTTTTAAAGATGGCAACCTTAAGgtgactttttaatattttgaaaaatttacagatttttttttggttcattATTTACCCCATTTTGCATGTAACgtaaccatttttaaaacattgtcgGAAATGAAACACCCTAGTGTTGAgcttttcatttaaacaagtGTAAAAAACCAATGTCGTGTTATGATTCGAAACAAGAAAAGAAGCAGatgttgttaaaataaagtGATTCTATTTAAAAGCCAAGtttcactctttttatttttgttgattaattaaaataactaatggATAAAACTATGTAGCGTATATCCTTTaaataattccttttttaatgttttaataaaaattgtttcagtaaatttttgttgtttattgtcAAGT
This genomic interval from Hydra vulgaris chromosome 01, alternate assembly HydraT2T_AEP contains the following:
- the LOC136074158 gene encoding uncharacterized protein LOC136074158, giving the protein MPQLNYNEANVIFCSPEAIVTTYRSIVKDTVFNQKLVAIAVDESHCVKKWGSSSTQSDAFRSHYIRLSELRSLVPKRIPVLALTTTATKSTADFIIDNHCMHNLVIISSTPERRNIKYSLIHTDTKDPEKNF